A window from Flavobacterium gyeonganense encodes these proteins:
- a CDS encoding Crp/Fnr family transcriptional regulator, with translation MKEEMAICDTCANENCFIKKHLHLEHMKEYISKKHSFVCKKSHQFIIEGAPLQGLYFICKGKVKTVKTGINGREQIVRLTKNGDTIGFRGFGTSKRYLIGAYALEDTVLCNFSNETMMDILKNVPEFTYALMLFYADELNKSENNIRKIAHMNVRERVIDLLLYIHKKFGQNNNGLIEIELSRKEIADFAGTTEEQAIRILSSLKKEILIKTVGKRIGLLSPSKLQSEIMEHKYF, from the coding sequence ATGAAAGAAGAAATGGCCATTTGTGATACCTGTGCAAACGAGAACTGTTTTATAAAAAAGCACCTGCATCTGGAGCACATGAAGGAGTATATCTCAAAAAAGCACAGTTTTGTCTGCAAAAAATCGCATCAGTTTATTATTGAAGGTGCTCCTCTTCAGGGACTTTATTTTATCTGTAAAGGTAAAGTAAAAACAGTAAAAACCGGGATTAACGGTCGTGAGCAGATTGTTCGCTTAACCAAAAACGGAGATACCATCGGATTTCGTGGTTTTGGAACCAGTAAACGATATCTGATTGGTGCTTATGCCTTGGAAGATACAGTTTTATGTAATTTTAGTAATGAAACTATGATGGATATCCTTAAAAATGTTCCAGAGTTTACGTATGCCCTGATGTTGTTTTATGCAGATGAATTAAACAAAAGTGAGAATAATATTCGAAAAATCGCCCACATGAATGTACGTGAACGAGTAATTGATTTGCTGTTGTACATTCACAAAAAATTTGGCCAGAATAATAATGGTTTGATTGAAATTGAATTATCCCGTAAGGAAATTGCCGACTTTGCCGGAACCACAGAGGAACAGGCTATACGCATACTTTCAAGCCTTAAAAAAGAAATCCTTATCAAAACTGTCGGTAAAAGAATCGGTTTATTATCTCCTTCTAAGCTGCAGTCAGAAATTATGGAGCATAAATATTTCTGA
- a CDS encoding AraC family transcriptional regulator — translation MKKYPVYSVENFSCNDIHREFYVNTFKEHLKSHSFVEEPHRHDSYLMVFFTDGSGIHEIDFDRFEIKKGSLFVLQPGQMHHWSLSEDIEGFVIIFSQELYNLYFGKKNINNYNFYHSIHNRPEMLFEGSEAPKILPYFNLLIEENSQHNNFQLDKMLNLLDCIHIEISRKYSETYSHQAHSYNIKINTFEKLLEQYFKTEKSPSFYAEKLNITLKHLNRICNEILQKTATEVIMDRVILEIKRMLTDKQLAVNEVASAIGYDDYSYFSRVFKKQTGLSPTAFRELKN, via the coding sequence ATGAAAAAATATCCGGTTTATAGTGTAGAAAATTTTAGCTGTAATGATATTCATCGTGAATTTTATGTGAATACCTTTAAAGAGCATTTAAAAAGTCACAGTTTTGTTGAAGAACCGCACCGGCATGATTCGTATCTGATGGTGTTTTTTACAGATGGTTCAGGTATACATGAAATCGATTTTGACCGTTTTGAAATTAAGAAAGGCAGTTTATTTGTGCTACAGCCCGGGCAAATGCATCATTGGAGTTTGTCTGAAGATATTGAAGGCTTTGTGATTATATTTTCCCAGGAACTTTACAATTTATATTTCGGAAAGAAAAACATCAATAATTACAACTTTTATCATTCGATTCACAACCGTCCGGAAATGCTTTTTGAAGGCAGTGAAGCACCTAAAATTTTGCCTTATTTCAATCTTTTGATAGAAGAAAATAGTCAGCATAATAATTTCCAGTTGGATAAAATGCTTAATTTATTGGATTGCATTCATATTGAAATTTCACGAAAATACAGCGAAACTTATTCACATCAGGCGCATTCGTACAACATCAAAATAAACACATTCGAAAAGCTTTTGGAACAGTATTTTAAAACAGAAAAATCGCCTTCTTTTTATGCTGAAAAATTAAATATTACCCTGAAACACCTCAATCGGATTTGTAATGAAATTTTACAAAAAACAGCCACAGAAGTAATTATGGACCGGGTGATTCTTGAAATCAAACGAATGCTGACGGATAAACAACTGGCCGTAAACGAAGTTGCATCGGCTATTGGATATGATGATTACTCTTATTTTTCAAGGGTTTTCAAAAAACAAACCGGGCTTTCTCCAACGGCTTTTCGGGAATTGAAAAATTAA
- a CDS encoding nitrate reductase — translation MQNTKIKTTCSYCGVGCGIIVTNDPKSGVMVEGDKDHPVNKGMLCSKGRNLHYVVNDTSDRILHPQMRGSKSYPLERVSWDTAIDRAAAVFSSIIKKHGPDSVGFYISGQCLTEEYYLVNKLVKGFLKTNNIDTNSRLCMSSAVVGYKKTFGEDSVPIAYDDIELADTFLITGANPAWCHPILFRRLEKHKENNPKVKIIVVDPRRTDTAAFADLHLQIIPGSDIILYHAMAKRIIEKGYVDHDFVKNHAENFKQYKDLVLGTSLEKASKLCGISVNDIKLAADTIGKAKGFISLWAMGLNQSAVGVDKNTALLNLSLLTGQVGKPGSGPFSLTGQPNAMGGREVGGMASLLAAHKDLANPEHRKEVADFWGVDSISEKPGLTATEMFEALESGKMKAVWIICTNPLVSLPDSRRVEKALQNAKFVVVQDISHNADTAKYADLLLPAAGWLEKDGTMTNSERRISYLPKGINAPGEALPDIEILIRFAKKMNFNGFNFNNAEEIYKEHCALTKNTNIDISFLNYNRLKTEGTFQWPVPDYGHPGTPRLFTDKKFYTPSQKAIFNLPTSIENTSEQPSPQFPFILTTGRVRDQWHTMTKTGKVSRLMTHTPSPVLEINPIDAFKADIKDGDIVIVTSKNGEVRVKAKVTDSIREKVVFLPMHWGKQLENDLNRTNNLTNTLVDPVSKEPDFKYTTVSIAKYVKPFQKIAIVGAGAAAFRFIQNYREFNSTDEIVVFSNEINPFYNRVLLPEYMTGEFSWQQLLKVKDGEALNKLKITMNAGVAVGKINAAEKTIIDTLGDTHTFDSLILATGSRPFVPENAQLHLPGRFTVRRKEDADRLKAHLDNTNLPPEEQHVVIVGGGLLGLELAAALKHKKVKTTIIQRASRLMERQLDRVSSKLLAEEVQLRDIQIYFDNEVSTVFETDNENELEIALKSGRILTANAIVYTIGTIPNIEIARETGLSCGRGVKVNQYLQSSNPDIYAIGEIAEFNNQLFGITSAAEEQADILANFLAGDISSYYKGSVLMNILKLEDINLCSIGDVEIPENDDSYEEIVFADLKQRYYKKCIVKNDLLVGAILMGDKNEFAEFKTMIESKIELSEKRNLLLRGSSNAKPVLGKLVCSCSQVGAGNIEETIKSGVNNFTDLCKNTGAGLGCGSCKTEVKEILAKCKV, via the coding sequence ATGCAAAACACAAAAATCAAAACTACCTGTTCCTATTGTGGCGTTGGCTGCGGAATCATCGTTACAAATGATCCGAAAAGTGGTGTAATGGTTGAAGGAGACAAAGATCATCCTGTAAATAAAGGAATGTTATGTTCTAAAGGAAGAAACTTGCATTATGTTGTAAATGATACTTCAGACAGGATTTTACATCCGCAAATGCGCGGAAGCAAATCGTATCCTTTAGAACGAGTAAGCTGGGATACTGCAATTGATCGTGCTGCAGCTGTTTTTTCTTCTATCATAAAAAAACACGGTCCGGATAGTGTTGGTTTTTATATTTCAGGCCAATGTTTAACTGAAGAATATTATTTAGTAAATAAGTTAGTAAAAGGTTTTTTAAAGACTAATAATATAGATACCAATTCCAGACTTTGTATGAGTTCTGCCGTAGTTGGGTATAAGAAAACATTTGGTGAAGATTCAGTTCCAATTGCATACGATGATATTGAACTGGCTGATACATTTTTAATTACAGGTGCAAATCCTGCCTGGTGTCATCCTATTTTATTCAGAAGACTGGAAAAACACAAAGAAAATAACCCAAAAGTAAAAATCATTGTAGTTGATCCAAGACGAACAGATACAGCCGCTTTTGCCGATTTGCATTTGCAGATTATTCCGGGTTCTGATATTATTTTATATCATGCAATGGCCAAGCGCATCATCGAAAAAGGATATGTAGATCACGATTTTGTAAAAAATCATGCCGAAAATTTTAAACAATATAAAGATTTAGTTTTAGGAACTTCACTGGAAAAAGCCTCAAAATTATGCGGAATTTCAGTAAACGACATTAAACTTGCCGCTGATACCATCGGAAAAGCAAAAGGATTTATCTCCTTATGGGCAATGGGATTAAATCAAAGTGCAGTTGGGGTAGATAAAAATACCGCTTTACTGAATTTATCACTTTTAACAGGTCAGGTTGGTAAACCAGGTTCAGGCCCTTTTTCGCTGACAGGACAGCCTAATGCAATGGGCGGAAGAGAAGTTGGCGGAATGGCGAGTTTACTTGCCGCTCATAAAGATCTCGCAAATCCGGAACATCGAAAAGAAGTAGCCGATTTTTGGGGAGTTGATTCAATTTCAGAAAAACCAGGTCTGACAGCAACAGAAATGTTCGAAGCATTGGAATCTGGTAAAATGAAAGCCGTTTGGATTATCTGTACCAATCCGTTAGTAAGCTTACCTGATTCCCGTCGTGTCGAAAAAGCACTTCAAAATGCCAAATTTGTTGTCGTTCAGGATATTTCGCATAATGCGGATACGGCTAAATATGCCGATTTATTATTGCCTGCAGCAGGATGGCTTGAAAAAGATGGTACGATGACGAACTCTGAGCGCCGTATCTCCTATTTGCCAAAAGGAATAAATGCTCCCGGAGAAGCACTTCCGGATATTGAAATTTTAATTCGCTTTGCTAAAAAAATGAATTTCAACGGTTTCAACTTCAATAATGCCGAAGAAATCTACAAAGAGCATTGCGCACTGACCAAAAACACCAATATTGATATTTCATTCTTAAATTATAACCGATTAAAAACCGAAGGTACTTTTCAATGGCCGGTTCCTGATTATGGACATCCCGGAACACCGCGCCTTTTTACGGATAAAAAATTCTATACGCCTTCTCAAAAAGCGATTTTTAATTTACCAACCTCTATTGAAAATACATCGGAACAGCCATCTCCTCAATTTCCATTTATTCTGACTACAGGAAGAGTTCGTGACCAATGGCACACTATGACAAAAACCGGGAAAGTATCACGTTTAATGACCCATACACCAAGTCCGGTTTTGGAGATTAATCCAATTGATGCTTTTAAAGCAGATATTAAAGATGGTGATATAGTAATTGTAACGAGTAAAAACGGAGAAGTTCGCGTAAAGGCAAAAGTTACCGATTCAATCAGGGAAAAAGTGGTTTTTCTGCCAATGCATTGGGGAAAACAACTTGAAAACGATTTGAACAGAACCAATAATTTAACCAACACATTGGTTGACCCCGTTTCAAAAGAACCGGATTTTAAATATACCACGGTTTCTATTGCCAAGTATGTAAAACCTTTTCAGAAAATTGCAATTGTAGGAGCAGGTGCTGCGGCTTTCCGCTTCATTCAGAATTATCGTGAATTCAATTCTACTGATGAAATTGTAGTTTTTTCAAATGAAATAAATCCGTTTTACAATCGTGTATTGCTTCCGGAATATATGACAGGCGAATTTTCCTGGCAGCAATTATTAAAGGTTAAGGATGGCGAAGCATTAAACAAGTTGAAAATTACCATGAATGCAGGTGTTGCTGTTGGTAAAATAAATGCTGCCGAAAAAACAATAATAGATACTTTAGGCGATACACACACTTTTGATTCTTTGATTTTAGCAACAGGAAGCCGTCCTTTTGTGCCTGAAAACGCTCAATTACATTTGCCGGGACGTTTTACTGTAAGACGAAAAGAGGATGCCGATCGTTTAAAAGCACACCTTGACAATACCAATTTACCTCCGGAAGAACAGCATGTAGTGATCGTTGGTGGAGGATTATTAGGATTAGAATTAGCAGCAGCTTTAAAACATAAAAAAGTAAAAACAACTATTATACAAAGAGCTTCCCGATTGATGGAACGTCAGTTGGATCGTGTTTCAAGTAAATTACTGGCCGAAGAGGTACAGCTTCGCGATATCCAGATTTATTTTGATAATGAGGTGAGCACCGTTTTTGAAACCGATAACGAAAACGAACTTGAAATCGCTTTAAAAAGTGGACGAATCCTTACAGCAAACGCTATTGTTTACACCATTGGAACTATTCCAAATATTGAAATTGCACGTGAAACCGGGCTTTCATGCGGGCGCGGAGTAAAAGTAAACCAGTATTTACAATCGTCAAATCCGGATATTTATGCCATTGGAGAAATAGCCGAATTCAACAACCAGTTATTCGGAATCACGTCAGCTGCAGAAGAGCAGGCAGACATTTTGGCCAACTTTTTGGCCGGTGATATCAGCAGTTACTACAAAGGTTCTGTTTTAATGAACATCCTGAAATTGGAAGATATTAATTTATGCAGTATTGGTGATGTTGAAATTCCGGAAAACGATGACTCGTATGAAGAAATTGTTTTTGCCGATTTAAAACAGCGTTATTACAAAAAATGCATCGTTAAAAATGATTTATTGGTAGGTGCCATTTTGATGGGTGACAAAAATGAATTTGCCGAATTCAAAACGATGATCGAAAGCAAAATCGAATTGTCTGAAAAACGAAATTTATTGCTTAGAGGAAGTTCCAACGCCAAACCTGTTCTCGGAAAACTAGTTTGTTCCTGTAGCCAGGTTGGAGCCGGAAACATCGAAGAAACAATAAAAAGCGGAGTAAATAATTTTACTGATTTATGTAAAAATACCGGAGCCGGATTAGGCTGCGGAAGCTGTAAAACAGAGGTTAAAGAGATTTTAGCGAAATGTAAAGTTTAA
- a CDS encoding rubredoxin produces MELTRLIVKGGVISPGELREVVNMAADQGLDSISFGSRQDIIFPKGFKALDKEKMGKHHFVFPDEKSGNNIVSSYVSTDIFRNTNWLTGNKFLYILEQFKDQPKLKVNINDPKQQLVPLFTGHLNFIASEHEDYWYLYIRLPKWQRMEVYPVLIYSWDIATFYYEIERIVTTEESCGIDLIFSLVTEALDTNNRTIDKPLNVPFYPFPYYEGMNRMGIDQYWLGLYWRNNLYDLDFLKEMCDLCFDCKIGKICITPWKSFIVKGIPKDRKLEWEKFLGKKGINVRHSLLELNWHLPVAMEWALNLKTFLVRTLDQFDISTYGLNFGISEYNRDGHYFTSIVVEKNDLPKDLESIKIRDTYNVLYAKNFDPNTREYIVHSQDIDKLELPTILIELSRKYFEELGNSIPETVEKNQKKEKPQLDIYQCQECLSLYNPEYGDASQNIPKGILFTDLAETYCCSLCEAPKSNFKILESVTA; encoded by the coding sequence ATGGAATTAACGAGATTAATAGTAAAAGGAGGCGTTATTTCGCCGGGGGAACTTAGAGAAGTGGTCAATATGGCTGCGGATCAGGGTTTGGATTCGATTTCATTTGGTTCAAGACAGGATATTATTTTTCCAAAAGGCTTTAAAGCTTTGGATAAAGAAAAAATGGGGAAACATCATTTTGTTTTTCCGGATGAAAAGAGCGGCAATAATATCGTTTCGTCATATGTTTCTACAGATATTTTCAGAAACACCAACTGGCTGACCGGAAATAAGTTTTTATATATTTTAGAACAATTTAAAGACCAGCCCAAGCTTAAGGTAAACATCAACGATCCTAAGCAGCAGCTGGTTCCATTGTTTACAGGACATCTTAATTTCATTGCTTCAGAACATGAAGATTACTGGTATCTCTATATTCGTTTGCCGAAGTGGCAGCGTATGGAAGTGTATCCGGTATTGATTTACAGCTGGGATATTGCGACATTTTACTATGAAATTGAGCGCATTGTTACCACTGAAGAATCCTGCGGAATTGACCTGATTTTTAGTTTGGTTACAGAAGCTCTGGACACCAACAACAGAACAATTGATAAACCTTTGAATGTTCCGTTTTATCCTTTTCCGTATTATGAAGGGATGAACAGAATGGGAATTGACCAATATTGGCTTGGTTTGTATTGGAGAAATAATCTTTACGATTTGGATTTCCTGAAAGAAATGTGTGATTTGTGTTTCGATTGTAAAATCGGTAAAATCTGTATCACACCGTGGAAATCCTTTATTGTAAAAGGGATTCCTAAAGACCGAAAACTGGAATGGGAGAAATTTTTAGGAAAAAAAGGAATCAATGTGCGTCATTCACTTTTAGAACTGAACTGGCATTTACCGGTAGCAATGGAATGGGCGCTGAACCTTAAAACCTTTTTGGTAAGAACACTGGATCAGTTTGACATCAGTACCTACGGATTAAATTTCGGAATCTCTGAATACAACCGTGACGGGCATTATTTTACTTCGATTGTAGTGGAGAAAAATGATTTACCTAAAGATCTGGAGTCGATTAAGATTCGTGACACTTACAATGTGTTGTATGCGAAAAATTTTGATCCTAATACACGAGAATATATTGTACATTCACAAGATATAGACAAACTGGAGCTGCCAACAATTTTGATTGAATTAAGTCGAAAATATTTTGAAGAGTTAGGAAATTCAATTCCTGAAACAGTCGAAAAAAATCAGAAAAAAGAAAAACCTCAATTGGATATTTACCAATGCCAGGAATGTCTCTCACTCTATAATCCTGAATATGGCGATGCTAGCCAGAACATTCCAAAAGGTATTTTATTCACAGATTTAGCCGAAACCTATTGCTGCTCCTTATGTGAAGCACCAAAAAGTAATTTTAAAATTTTAGAATCTGTTACTGCATAG
- a CDS encoding DUF983 domain-containing protein gives MSSALTHILSNECPVCHKGKVFKDKNIFLNFGFPKMNETCSHCHYKFQKEPGFFFGAMYVNYGLTVAQGIATYCIAQFFFENTFDLRIIPIIAVVIIVLTSFNLRFSRLAWIYIFKDYTS, from the coding sequence ATGTCTAGTGCATTAACTCATATTTTAAGTAACGAATGTCCGGTTTGTCATAAAGGAAAAGTTTTTAAAGACAAGAATATTTTCCTGAATTTTGGCTTCCCGAAAATGAATGAAACCTGCAGTCATTGTCATTATAAATTTCAAAAAGAACCCGGTTTTTTCTTTGGCGCCATGTATGTAAATTATGGTTTGACAGTAGCTCAGGGAATTGCAACGTATTGTATCGCTCAGTTTTTCTTTGAAAATACGTTCGATTTAAGAATTATACCGATTATTGCAGTTGTCATTATCGTGTTGACTTCTTTTAATCTCCGATTCTCAAGATTAGCATGGATTTACATTTTTAAGGATTATACGAGCTAA